In a single window of the Esox lucius isolate fEsoLuc1 chromosome 22, fEsoLuc1.pri, whole genome shotgun sequence genome:
- the agpat3 gene encoding 1-acyl-sn-glycerol-3-phosphate acyltransferase gamma: MGLIAYVKSLFILQLLAGFVFVVSGLIINFIQLCTCVLWPLNRQLYRKINTRLSYSLWSQLVMLLEWWSGTECTLFTDQATVDKFGKEHAIIILNHNYEIDFLCGWTMCERYGVLGSSKVLAKYDLLKVPLIGWTWYFLEIVFCKRKWEEDRDTVFKGLNQLKDYPEFMWFLLYCEGTRFTPKKHKISMEVAESKGLPKLKHHLLPRTKGFTTTLSCLKGTVSAVYDVTLNFRDKQVPTLLGIVNGKKYKADMNIKRYSVEEIPDDEKECAAWLHKLYQWKDELQEQYEKEGCFHGPTIKPPRRLWTLLNFLFWATLLLTPLLNFACGVVVSGSPLLIVGFLIFCFIASIAVRRLISVSEVNKTGSTYGNMEGKKEN; encoded by the exons ATGGGGCTGATAGCGTATGTCAAGAGCCTGTTCATACTGCAGCTGCTCGCAGGCTTCGTCTTTGTGGTCAGTGGCCTCATCATCAACTTCATTCAGCTGTGCACCTGCGTCCTGTGGCCCTTAAACAGGCAGCTCTACAGGAAGATCAACACCCGCCTCTCGTACTCCCTGTGGAGCC AGCTGGTCATGCTGCTGGAGTGGTGGTCAGGAACAGAATGCACCCTCTTCACCGACCAGGCCACGGTGGACAAGTTTGGCAAGGAGCACGCCATCATCATCCTCAATCACAACTACGAAATTGACTTCCTCTGCGGATGGACCATGTGTGAACGCTATGGCGTGCTTGGG AGTTCAAAGGTCTTGGCTAAGTACGATCTGCTGAAGGTGCCTCTGATTGGCTGGACCTGGTACTTCCTGGAGATAGTCTTCTGTAAGAGGAAgtgggaggaggacagagacacCGTGTTCAAAGGCCTAAACCAGCTAAAGGATTACCCTGAGTTCATGTGG ttcCTATTGTACTGCGAAGGCACCCGTTTCACACCGAAGAAGCACAAGATTAGTATGGAGGTTGCCGAGAGCAAAGGCTTGCCTAAACTCAAACATCACCTGCTGCCCCGAACCAAAGGCTTCACAACGACGCTAAGCTGCCTCAAGGGCACAG tTTCGGCTGTTTATGACGTTACACTGAATTTTAGAGACAAGCAGGTCCCGACGTTGCTCGGTATTGTCAATGGAAAGAAGTACAAGGCGGATATGAATATCAA GAGGTACTCTGTGGAGGAAATCCCAGATGATGAGAAGGAGTGTGCAGCCTGGCTTCACAAGCTCTACCAGTGGAAG GACGAACTGCAGGAGCAATATGAGAAGGAGGGCTGTTTCCACGGACCCACAATCAAGCCACCTCGTCGGTTGTGGACGCTGCTTAACTTCCTGTTCTGGGCCACCCTGCTTCTCACCCCCCTCCTCAACTTTGCCTGCGGGGTGGTCGTGAGCGGTTCCCCCCTCCTTATCGTCGGTTTCTTGATCTTCTGCTTCATTG CCTCCATAGCTGTGCGCCGCCTGATCAGTGTATCCGAGGTGAACAAAACAGGCTCTACTTACGGCA